The Gordonibacter urolithinfaciens genome contains a region encoding:
- the pilM gene encoding pilus assembly protein PilM: MGKTYTGVDIGNASVKLAVCDDDVIKNIVVEALPEGLMAEGRLISFDAMADFIKGLVKRTGGIAKDAALALSSTDCLVRRLSVPAMTEKELELNLPYEFRDYIAQGKDRYYYDYAVLATHLDPEGVPEGMDLLAAATTKQTVDDYLEMFRRAGMRLRIATPAAAAFQNLVGGNPRALANCCVIDFAHSGTKLHFFADGAYDVTRVIDIGGADIDRAIAAERGVDVHVANGYKLSDYDGVQQGAAAFDVYESIAVEIGRALNFYGFNNPDTNVEMAYCCGGGSSLQPLVNVVASHIDIDLRSISDIMPEASGDNDLRAQCPGAVGATMKAR, translated from the coding sequence ATGGGTAAAACCTACACGGGCGTCGATATCGGCAATGCGAGCGTGAAGCTCGCGGTGTGCGATGACGACGTCATCAAGAACATCGTGGTGGAGGCGCTGCCGGAAGGGCTCATGGCCGAAGGCAGGCTCATCAGCTTCGACGCTATGGCCGACTTCATCAAGGGGCTCGTCAAGCGTACAGGCGGTATTGCAAAGGATGCGGCCCTCGCGCTCTCCTCGACGGATTGCCTTGTGCGACGGCTGTCCGTTCCGGCCATGACGGAAAAGGAGCTGGAACTGAACCTGCCCTACGAGTTCCGTGATTACATCGCCCAGGGCAAGGACCGCTACTACTACGATTACGCGGTGCTCGCCACGCACCTCGATCCCGAGGGCGTGCCGGAGGGCATGGACCTGCTGGCCGCCGCCACCACGAAGCAGACCGTGGACGACTACCTGGAGATGTTCCGTCGCGCCGGCATGCGCCTGCGCATAGCCACGCCGGCGGCTGCGGCGTTCCAGAACCTGGTGGGCGGGAACCCGCGCGCGTTGGCGAACTGCTGCGTCATCGACTTCGCGCACAGCGGTACCAAGCTGCACTTCTTCGCCGACGGTGCCTACGACGTCACGCGCGTCATCGACATCGGCGGGGCCGACATCGACCGCGCCATCGCCGCCGAGCGCGGCGTGGACGTCCATGTGGCGAACGGGTACAAGCTCTCCGACTACGACGGCGTGCAGCAGGGCGCGGCGGCCTTCGACGTCTACGAGTCCATCGCCGTGGAGATAGGGCGCGCCCTCAACTTCTACGGCTTCAACAACCCGGACACCAACGTGGAGATGGCGTACTGCTGCGGCGGAGGCTCGTCGCTGCAGCCGCTGGTGAACGTCGTGGCAAGCCATATCGATATAGACCTGCGGTCGATATCCGACATCATGCCCGAAGCGAGCGGCGACAACGATTTGCGCGCCCAATGCCCCGGCGCCGTGGGCGCGACCATGAAGGCCAGGTGA
- a CDS encoding prepilin peptidase, producing MLGAVFGSFVNCLAWRLVHGESVLAGRSHCTSCGHSLGVLDLIPVVSWLALRGRCRHCGERVSPRYVIVELLMAALFVALLVVYGVGAPWLAYAALACILMGASLVDLDTYTIPNGFVIAAAAVWLLMMAASLAGAIGFPLVPAAMREPAALVAADSLLAGAAPEVVSSVFGVGSLFAPLVGAGWLAGLLDGLAGGLLVGGGILLFSLVFDAVTGKTSLGGGDVKLLFAVGLFLGAALSLLNLLVACVLGLVFAAFRLRRAPSAPCGKAVKDVAGEGKGASPESVPPPVDKAIPFGPAIAAATMLTLLGGPLVLTWYVGLF from the coding sequence TTGCTCGGTGCGGTGTTCGGCAGCTTCGTGAACTGCCTTGCGTGGCGCCTCGTTCACGGCGAGAGCGTCCTTGCCGGGCGCAGCCACTGCACAAGCTGCGGGCATTCGCTCGGGGTGCTCGATCTCATCCCGGTCGTGTCGTGGCTCGCGCTGCGCGGGCGTTGCCGGCATTGCGGCGAGCGGGTGAGCCCGCGCTACGTGATAGTGGAGCTGCTGATGGCCGCCTTGTTCGTCGCGCTTCTCGTCGTGTACGGCGTAGGCGCGCCATGGCTCGCCTACGCTGCGCTCGCATGCATCCTCATGGGAGCCTCGCTCGTCGACCTCGACACGTACACCATTCCCAACGGCTTCGTGATCGCGGCAGCGGCCGTGTGGCTGCTCATGATGGCGGCGTCGCTCGCGGGCGCAATCGGCTTTCCGCTCGTTCCCGCAGCAATGCGTGAGCCCGCTGCGTTGGTGGCTGCCGACTCGCTCCTCGCCGGCGCTGCTCCCGAGGTCGTCTCCTCGGTTTTCGGCGTGGGCAGCCTGTTCGCCCCGCTGGTCGGGGCTGGCTGGCTGGCCGGCCTGCTCGACGGCCTGGCGGGCGGCCTTCTCGTGGGTGGCGGCATCCTGCTGTTCTCGCTCGTGTTCGACGCGGTGACGGGCAAGACGTCGCTCGGCGGCGGCGACGTGAAGCTGCTGTTCGCCGTGGGGCTGTTCCTCGGCGCGGCCCTGTCCCTGTTGAATCTGCTTGTCGCTTGCGTGCTGGGCCTCGTGTTCGCGGCTTTCCGCTTGCGCAGGGCCCCCTCGGCTCCGTGCGGCAAGGCCGTCAAGGACGTCGCGGGCGAAGGCAAGGGCGCCTCCCCGGAGAGCGTCCCGCCGCCGGTGGACAAGGCCATCCCCTTCGGACCGGCCATCGCGGCGGCCACCATGCTCACGCTGCTGGGAGGCCCGCTCGTCCTCACCTGGTACGTCGGGCTGTTTTAG
- a CDS encoding type II secretion system protein produces MIKRIREEKGGFTLAELLIVVAIILVLVAVAVPVFSGAMDNANKSVFEANVRAARMEAANDYLSNHASDTGALYHVSLYMKDGDGHKKGDTVISYSGKGSAAEDTTPGTWNGNDSPIVYNVYIAPSEIKPTA; encoded by the coding sequence ATGATTAAGAGGATAAGGGAAGAGAAGGGCGGCTTCACGCTCGCCGAGTTGCTGATCGTCGTGGCGATTATCCTGGTGCTGGTGGCCGTAGCCGTGCCGGTGTTTTCAGGGGCTATGGACAACGCCAACAAGTCCGTGTTTGAAGCAAACGTTCGTGCTGCGAGAATGGAAGCGGCGAATGATTATTTGTCAAACCATGCTTCCGATACGGGAGCGTTGTACCACGTTAGTCTTTATATGAAAGACGGTGATGGTCACAAAAAGGGCGATACCGTGATTTCGTATTCCGGCAAGGGCAGTGCTGCTGAAGACACTACTCCCGGTACTTGGAATGGCAACGACAGCCCAATTGTTTATAATGTGTATATCGCGCCGTCGGAAATTAAACCGACAGCTTAA
- a CDS encoding type II secretion system F family protein: MPTFTYTGLSVTGDKVSGVVEAYDEIEAMEQARDLCRIVQSVKQVREGKNILTTDITKPRAKPKQLAIMCSQFAIILQAGLSIARAVSLVADQTTDKYLHRVLAEVATDVASGHGLADSFENKGPELPRVFVETVRAGEESGHLPESFERLHKYYDKRAKVGAKVASALTYPIFVLIIAVVVVAVMMVMVIPAIAGMVSSLGTDMPAITQFLIDASNWVSANWLIVLIVIVLAAVGAKLSSTTEAGKTLLAKAKLRMPVLGVVGEFSGASQFANTMSTLIAAGLPMTRAVAVTGRVLGNYVLSREVGRMEAGLEEGRTLGECMEQCRYFPRTLIEMCSVGEQTGELEATLETMGEFYDNETQRVTDRALSLMEPTLLVLMAVFAGFIVIALYLPLFTMYANM; this comes from the coding sequence ATGCCCACCTTCACCTACACCGGCCTTTCCGTCACCGGCGACAAAGTCAGCGGCGTCGTGGAGGCCTACGACGAGATTGAGGCCATGGAGCAGGCGCGCGACCTGTGCCGCATCGTGCAGAGCGTGAAACAGGTGCGCGAGGGCAAGAACATCCTGACCACGGACATAACGAAGCCGCGCGCGAAGCCGAAGCAGCTGGCCATCATGTGCTCGCAGTTCGCCATCATCCTGCAGGCGGGGCTCTCCATCGCCCGCGCCGTGTCGCTGGTGGCCGACCAGACCACCGACAAGTACCTGCACCGCGTGCTGGCCGAGGTGGCCACCGACGTGGCGAGCGGCCACGGCCTGGCCGACAGCTTCGAGAACAAGGGGCCCGAGCTGCCGCGCGTGTTCGTGGAGACCGTGCGTGCCGGCGAGGAGAGCGGCCATTTGCCGGAAAGCTTCGAGCGGCTGCACAAGTACTACGACAAGCGCGCGAAGGTGGGGGCGAAGGTGGCCAGCGCGCTCACGTACCCGATATTCGTGCTCATCATCGCCGTGGTCGTGGTGGCCGTGATGATGGTGATGGTGATTCCCGCCATCGCGGGCATGGTATCGTCGCTGGGCACCGATATGCCGGCCATCACTCAATTTTTGATTGATGCCTCGAACTGGGTGTCGGCCAACTGGCTGATCGTGCTTATAGTGATAGTGCTGGCGGCGGTGGGAGCAAAACTGTCCAGCACGACCGAGGCTGGCAAGACCCTGCTGGCGAAAGCGAAGCTAAGGATGCCGGTGCTGGGCGTGGTGGGCGAGTTCTCCGGCGCCTCGCAGTTCGCGAACACCATGTCCACGCTCATTGCGGCGGGCTTGCCCATGACGCGCGCCGTGGCCGTGACGGGCCGTGTGCTGGGCAACTACGTGCTGTCGCGCGAGGTGGGACGCATGGAGGCGGGGCTTGAGGAAGGCCGCACGCTGGGAGAGTGCATGGAGCAGTGCCGGTATTTCCCGCGCACGCTCATAGAGATGTGCTCGGTAGGCGAGCAGACCGGCGAGCTGGAGGCGACGCTGGAGACGATGGGCGAGTTCTACGATAACGAGACGCAGCGCGTGACCGACCGCGCGCTCTCCCTTATGGAGCCGACGCTGCTCGTGCTCATGGCCGTGTTCGCCGGGTTCATCGTCATCGCGCTGTACCTGCCGCTTTTCACCATGTACGCGAACATGTAG
- a CDS encoding type IV pilus twitching motility protein PilT: protein MNIEQLINHAHEANASDVHLVCGLPVKFRVNGHLVDAGVDGDAPLTHEACERLARELAGQDYACIERAGELDRADTIAGVRVRVNLFRQQGHVSAALRLLSDVIPPLETLGLPPAVMDFPKIQRGIVVVTGETGSGKSTTLAALIDAINHTRAENIITMEDPIEYIYTPDRSIISQREIGQDTASYHDALRAVLREDPDIILIGEMRDLDTIQTALTAAETGHFVLATLHTKSAADSIDRMVDVFPEGLQRQIRMQISTTLVAVLSQQLLPSRDGSGRALACELMMVTPAIRNLIREGKTPQIQSSLATSAAAGSVTMDNALLNLYRARAIDAQTALEAAHDVDYVRKNVR, encoded by the coding sequence ATGAACATCGAACAACTCATCAACCATGCGCACGAGGCGAACGCTTCCGACGTGCATCTGGTGTGCGGCCTGCCGGTGAAGTTCCGCGTGAATGGCCACTTGGTGGATGCGGGCGTGGACGGCGACGCGCCGCTCACGCACGAGGCGTGCGAGCGCTTGGCGCGCGAGCTGGCCGGGCAGGATTACGCCTGCATAGAACGTGCGGGCGAGCTCGACCGGGCCGACACCATCGCCGGCGTGCGCGTGCGCGTGAACCTGTTCCGCCAGCAGGGGCACGTGAGCGCCGCCCTGCGCCTGTTGTCAGACGTCATCCCGCCGCTCGAGACGCTGGGCCTGCCCCCGGCGGTCATGGACTTCCCGAAGATCCAGCGCGGCATCGTGGTGGTGACGGGCGAGACGGGCAGCGGCAAGTCCACGACGCTCGCGGCGCTCATCGACGCCATCAACCACACGCGCGCCGAGAATATCATCACCATGGAAGACCCTATCGAGTATATCTACACGCCCGACCGCTCCATCATCTCCCAGCGCGAGATAGGACAGGACACGGCCAGCTACCACGACGCCCTGCGCGCCGTGCTGCGCGAGGACCCCGATATCATCCTCATCGGCGAGATGCGCGACCTGGACACTATCCAGACGGCACTCACCGCCGCCGAGACGGGCCACTTCGTGCTGGCCACGTTGCACACGAAGTCGGCGGCCGATTCCATCGACCGCATGGTGGACGTGTTCCCCGAGGGTTTGCAGCGCCAGATACGCATGCAGATATCCACCACGCTCGTGGCGGTGCTGTCCCAGCAGCTGCTGCCGAGCCGCGACGGGAGCGGCCGTGCGCTGGCGTGCGAGCTGATGATGGTGACGCCCGCCATCCGCAACCTTATCCGCGAGGGGAAGACGCCGCAGATCCAGAGCTCGCTGGCCACCTCGGCCGCCGCGGGCAGCGTCACCATGGACAACGCGCTGCTGAACCTGTACCGGGCCCGCGCCATAGACGCCCAGACGGCGCTCGAAGCCGCCCACGATGTCGATTACGTGAGAAAGAACGTCCGCTGA
- a CDS encoding GspE/PulE family protein: MAYKRLGDVLTDAGLITDEQLGHALAQQKESKRRLGDELIAEGVITEVELIEALQMQLGIEFVDLSAIDLDPEMSRVVSKNVARQYNVVPVRTTPEDVYLAMSDPLNFMAIEAVKNATRKRVVPMVATNDSVMRAIMTLYGNEGAARAIEEMKRDARAAGTDDGGNFQTSTLGDDADAQSAPTVRLVNSIIERAATERASDIHLEPREADLHVRMRIDGVLRTILTVPKELQASVISRLKIMGGMNTSERRVPQDGRANIRLKKQDIDLRINTLPTIHGETVVIRLLDKNESLFDPKGIGLAGSNLEKYNRLIHANNGMVLIVGPTGSGKSSTMYTMIRELNDDSVNLVTLEDPVEYNIDGANQVQINEKTGMTFASGLRAILRQDPDIVAVGEIRDGETAEIAMRAAITGHLVLSTVHTFDAASTIDRLVDIGVEPYLIASGVRGIISQRLVRLVCPHCREEYAPDPEELETLGMRYDPAVKFFRGTGCPMCFGTGYRGRTGVFEILVLDRALRARITGGATREELQTAIEQSGSYRTMADSCRELVLNGVTTVEEARKTITALE, encoded by the coding sequence ATGGCATACAAGCGCTTGGGAGACGTGTTGACCGATGCGGGGCTCATCACCGATGAGCAGCTGGGGCATGCGCTCGCGCAGCAGAAGGAGTCGAAGCGGCGCCTGGGCGACGAGCTCATCGCCGAGGGCGTCATCACGGAGGTGGAGCTCATCGAGGCGCTGCAGATGCAGCTGGGCATCGAGTTCGTGGACCTTTCCGCCATCGACCTCGACCCCGAGATGAGCCGCGTGGTGTCGAAGAACGTCGCCCGGCAGTACAACGTGGTGCCTGTGCGCACCACGCCCGAGGACGTGTACCTGGCCATGAGCGACCCGCTGAACTTCATGGCCATCGAGGCGGTGAAGAATGCCACCCGCAAGCGCGTCGTGCCCATGGTGGCCACGAACGACTCGGTCATGCGCGCTATCATGACGCTGTACGGCAACGAGGGCGCCGCCCGCGCCATCGAGGAGATGAAGCGCGACGCCCGCGCCGCCGGCACCGACGACGGGGGCAACTTCCAAACCTCCACGCTGGGCGACGACGCCGACGCGCAGTCCGCCCCCACGGTGCGCCTGGTGAACAGCATCATCGAGCGAGCCGCAACCGAGCGCGCGTCCGACATCCACCTGGAGCCGCGCGAGGCCGACCTGCATGTGCGCATGCGCATTGACGGCGTGCTGCGCACCATCCTCACCGTGCCGAAGGAGCTGCAGGCTTCCGTCATCTCGCGTTTGAAGATCATGGGCGGCATGAACACATCCGAGCGCCGTGTCCCCCAGGACGGCCGCGCGAACATCCGCCTGAAGAAGCAGGACATCGACCTGCGCATCAACACGCTGCCCACCATCCACGGCGAGACGGTGGTCATCCGCCTGCTGGATAAGAACGAGTCGCTCTTCGACCCCAAGGGCATCGGCTTGGCGGGCTCGAACCTGGAGAAGTACAACCGCCTCATCCATGCTAACAACGGCATGGTGCTCATCGTGGGTCCCACCGGCTCGGGCAAGAGCTCCACCATGTACACCATGATCCGCGAGCTGAACGACGACTCGGTGAACCTGGTGACGCTGGAAGACCCGGTGGAGTACAACATCGACGGCGCGAACCAGGTGCAGATCAACGAGAAGACGGGCATGACGTTCGCCAGCGGCCTGCGCGCCATCTTGCGCCAAGACCCTGACATCGTGGCGGTGGGCGAGATCCGCGACGGCGAGACGGCCGAGATTGCCATGCGCGCCGCCATCACCGGCCACCTGGTGCTCTCCACCGTGCACACGTTCGACGCTGCCAGTACCATCGACCGCCTTGTCGACATCGGCGTGGAGCCGTACCTCATAGCCAGCGGCGTGCGCGGCATCATCTCCCAGCGCCTCGTGCGCCTGGTGTGCCCGCACTGCCGCGAGGAGTACGCGCCGGACCCGGAGGAGCTGGAGACGCTGGGCATGCGCTACGACCCTGCGGTGAAGTTCTTCCGCGGCACAGGCTGCCCCATGTGCTTCGGCACCGGATACCGCGGGCGCACCGGGGTGTTCGAGATACTCGTGCTCGACCGCGCGCTGCGCGCCCGCATCACGGGCGGCGCCACGCGCGAGGAGCTGCAGACCGCCATCGAGCAGTCGGGTTCGTACCGCACCATGGCCGACAGCTGCCGCGAGCTCGTGCTGAACGGCGTGACCACGGTGGAAGAGGCCCGTAAGACCATCACGGCGCTGGAATAG
- a CDS encoding type II secretion system protein J, with protein sequence MIKVTRYRKRTLVALTHCLRDQRGFMLAEQLVSIIFIGLLCIVISAGMGAAMSAYGSITRQTVADNLLARAVETVSDEMAYARSVEGSGEFPAYVSAGYRETVQFYDPDAGFSPNGIMLATSTASVTLVPSQDGLIPVLDSVIYDETANAWTFDVSIREGESLPPLAEASLSVKRIGS encoded by the coding sequence ATGATTAAAGTGACTCGATATCGCAAAAGAACTCTTGTTGCTTTGACACATTGCTTGCGCGATCAGCGGGGTTTCATGCTGGCCGAGCAGTTGGTCAGCATTATATTCATTGGACTGCTGTGCATTGTGATATCCGCTGGAATGGGTGCTGCTATGAGCGCATACGGCAGCATCACGAGGCAAACTGTCGCTGACAATCTGCTAGCGCGCGCGGTTGAAACAGTGAGCGATGAGATGGCCTACGCTCGTTCGGTCGAAGGAAGTGGAGAGTTTCCCGCTTATGTGAGCGCAGGCTATCGCGAAACAGTGCAGTTTTACGATCCTGACGCTGGCTTTTCGCCCAACGGCATTATGCTGGCAACCAGCACTGCTTCAGTAACGCTTGTGCCCTCTCAGGATGGGCTCATTCCTGTTTTGGATAGCGTCATCTATGATGAGACAGCCAACGCTTGGACGTTTGATGTGAGCATTCGTGAAGGAGAGAGCCTTCCGCCCTTGGCGGAAGCATCGCTCTCCGTGAAAAGAATAGGATCGTAG